A genome region from Nycticebus coucang isolate mNycCou1 chromosome 4, mNycCou1.pri, whole genome shotgun sequence includes the following:
- the OSM gene encoding oncostatin-M: MRALITQRTLLSLVLGLLFSSMMAMGRCREDYHALLSQLQKQANSTQDPSTLLDPYIRIQGLDFPRLRDHCKERPGAFPSNDALRGLGQQAFLRTLDATLSLVLHRLAALQRHLPEAQDLEKLPMARQNAQDLQTLKMARLNIQGLRNNIYCMSRLLGSSQDAAEPTQTGPGTSLPPTPTPGAFQRKLEGCRFLDGYHRFMRSVGQVFSDWGASPSQSRRHRPRRALQKGARRTRPSSRGKKLTPRGQLLQ, translated from the exons GTCTGGTCCTTGGACTCCTGTTTTCAAGTATGATGGCTATGGGCCGCTGCCGGGAAGATTACCATGCACTCCTCAGCCAGCTCCAGAAGCAGGCAAATTCCACACAGGACCCCAGCACACTCCTGGACCCCTAT ATCCGCATCCAAGGCCTAGACTTCCCTAGGCTCAGAGACCATTGCAAGGAGCGTCCTGGGGCCTTCCCCAGCAATGATGCCCTGAGGGGGCTGGGCCAGCAGGCCTTTCTGAGGACCCTTGATGCCACCCTGAGCCTTGTCCTGCACAGACTTGCTGCCTTACAGCGGCACCTCCCTGAGGCCCAGGACTTGGAGAAGCTGCCGATGGCGAGGCAGAATGCCCAGGACTTGCAGACACTGAAGATGGCAAGGCTGAACATCCAGGGGCTCAGGAACAATATCTACTGCATGTCCCGGCTGCTTGGCAGCTCCCAGGATGCAGCTGAGCCCACTCAGACAGGCCCAGGGACCTCACTGCCACCGACCCCCACCCCGGGTGCCTTTCAGCGCAAGCTGGAGGGCTGCAGGTTCCTGGACGGCTACCATCGCTTCATGCGCTCCGTGGGGCAGGTCTTCAGTGACTGGGGGGCGAGCCCAAGCCAGAGTCGGAGACATAGGCCCCGCCGGGCCCTACAGAAGGGAGCCCGCAGAACCAGACCCTCAAGCAGAGGCAAGAAACTCACACCCAGGGGCCAGCTGCTCCAGTAA